The genomic segment TTGGGCTACAGGGAACAACGAACTTGACTATGCTCCTGAGCTTGTAAGTTTAGGAGAAGAAGAAACGTGTGGCGAGCAAAGAGATCCTGAGGAGAGCACTGACACCACCCAAACATTTAGAACTTAGATGGTTGAATTTCAGACCAACCCCTAGTAGACTCTCCAACATGTCCATGgcttgattttcattttttttccctcTTTGTTTCTTTGGATGTTTGTATAATCGAGTTTGACAATCCAATGAAATTAGATTATTCTGTATTCTTTATGAAGCTTCTGGTTTCAATCTTTTTGCAGTTGAATAATCAGATACTTGTCCGTTGAAAGCTGAAAATTTGgtgcataaaacaaaaactgGTGATGTTAAGTTAGACAAAACTTAAGCTATTGACATATGAGTGTACTATTTCTTTGTTTGATGATAGTTTTCATTCCTTGTGATTAATTCAGATGGTGTGCAATTAGGCCTTGCTGTGTATCCTTGTCATGGTTGTTCTGATTTCATTGACGTTAGATCCAATTGGGCAGTTTTCTTTATTCACTTTGTCAGGATATGTTGTGGTAGCagatactaataataatatatgtggTTTTGAGTTCTTCACAAGGCCAGATTTGTTCTGTATTCTTAACTTAAGCCTGTGATTTCTGAACAAGAGAAAGGTAAGAAAAGCATAGGAGATGAGAATCTTTTGATTACTGTTTTTAATCATGTTGCAAATTCACTTGGAAACCAGCATTTATTTAAGGTCAATAAACCTCATAGGACAGACCGGCAAAACATATCACAGACCGGCAAAACCTCATAGGACAGACCGGCAAAACCTCATAGGATCAATTGAGTGACAAATGAGGATGTTCAATATACAATATGATGTAGTTGGCCCATCTCCATGATGACATGAGTAAATATTGAACATTTCTTGTTTCTATGTAGTTGGAGTTATGACAGGCACCCAATAGGTTCTCCATTGGCAGATAGACCACTTCAAAATACCTCATTTCCACCATATGAGCATTTATTTAGGGCATAGTAAACACCATAAATTGTTTGAACTcttatattaaagaaaagaaaattgaaacatGGGAAACAGAAATGagacaaaaaaattgaatttatttcaataacGAAAGTGCATTAACTAACAACAATTAAACTGATATGTTAACAAGAAATTAATACTCTACTGAAACATACTGATATGAACTGGAAATAAACTGTCTTTACTagaaaaaatagcaaaaaataaatcaattttctgAAAAGTTCGGACATTGCAGAACTTCTACAAGGCCTAACTACTCTTAATTGAGAATATACATGTCTTTTCCAATCCCAACTAACAACCGATTGTCAAATAACCGCATTCTAACAGCTACTATAAGCTTTGATTGGTTCACTTTGTTGTGGAATCATCAACAGGATGCCAGAATCTGTTGAAAAACCACATGGAATCAGCTGTAACAGCAACGTCATCTTCATTTCGGTGCCAGCTATAGTGAGCATGTGTTCTGTTCTTTATTTCGAAAATGGCATGCCCAAAACTCGCCTCCCTATATGCAGAGTACTCAGGTTGTGGATTTGTCATGCTGCAGTGCAGAGAAAATACACACATCAGCGATCAAACTAAACCTCATATAGAAGAGAATTAAGTCGTTAATGCAGGAAGAAAATTTCTGAAAAGCTTACTTCAATGCTAAGCCTTCAATGTTCCCTCCATCACCAATGTTTATGTATACAGGAGCTGACAGGTCCTTCGTAGGTCCACATCGACCGTTAACAAGGTTGTATTCAATGTTGGATATACGTTCCTGATGCAGAGTGCATAAAAATAATTGTGGTTAGAATATTCTGCGGTTTAATCATAAACTGCGTATGATTGTTCAATTTTTAGATTAAATGCATGTCATCTGATGAAAGGGGACAATTTGTAGCACTTACACTTCGTTCATAGGCATGGACATGACCAGCGAACAAAACATCAACCTTGTACTTCACAAACCAAGACTCAAAAGCTACCCTCGTGGTTTCCCCTTCCATGTAATGATAGGTGTTACTATTATACCATGGTGAATGCACAAGAACAATCAACCAAGGGGCCTTGCTTCTATCAACCTTTTTTAGCTCTACCTCAAGCCATTCATATTGAGGAGTATATTTACCTGCAAAAGGAAAATTACATTAGTGCAGAGAAGGTGAATATATGAAACATACAGGTAAAACTTGTACGTTATAAACATTAAGCAAAACTTGAACATTAAAAGGTAATGTCAAGAGGAAAGGCTTGAAAGGTTCCGTTTCACCCTGAAAAGCATCATCAATTTTGGCCTTTAGGATTTGCTTCTGAATTAAAATTTGCACTTGGTAGAAGCAGCATAACATGGGAGTCATAATTTCTAATTTGAGGAACGACTTTGtggataaaattaaattcaaataatccCAAGAAATAACTTACGGGAGTACATTTAGGGGTAGATGTTTGGTTTAATGAAGTCTTAGGTCCTGAACTCATTACAtcattatatacaaaaaaaaaaaaaagagtagaaaactTACAAGCTCAGGAGCATAGTCAAGTTCGTGGTTCCCTGTAGCCCAAATCCAAGGTTCATAAGCATTATTTCTTTCTACGAATCTTCCCCATGTATCCCATCTAACATTATGATGATTTGGATGATTGTCTGCATAAGAGAGATCTCCCAAAaaattactgttttttttttcgtgacTCAATCCACCGTGTCACTGCTTCTCCGATCCCGTCTGCTCTCTCCAACACCGGCAATCCAGGGAGGGGTTCATCTTCATCGCACGTCCAAACCTCCTCAATTTCTAATTAAAACCCAATTTTAAAATCAGGTGCCCTAACATCACGTAAGCACAGTCTCAATTACGTGTTGACACCTAATGAGTgactactgccacatcatcagcccaTTAACTCTGTTTGcctatatttaacggaagggactaatttgactcacataattacaagtaaggatccattacaattacttttatatagagggactaaattgagatttccgaacTAAACTGGGGATAAAATTGGATATTAAacctaatatttatatattaatttaaaatataaaaaattaaaaaaataaaaattcaacgatgtcgccacatccgttaacgaatatggcacatccgttttaatatatatgtataaaatttttttaattattatttaaataataataaataaataaaaattaataataattattttattaaataaaatataattaatttataaataattaagtaataattttaaaataattaaataatatttatatattaatttaaaataagaaaacaaaaaattaaaaaaaaaaaatttaacgtcGATATCatcacatccgttttaatatatatatatatatatatatatatatatatatatatatataatattttaattattatttaaataataatacataaattaaattaataataattattttataaaataaaataaaattaatttataaataattaaataataattttaaaaaaattaaataattcttatatattaatttaaaatataataaattaaaaatttaaaaattaaaaaaaaaaaatcaacgaCCTCCATCAACGGATGTGACATATCTGTtgaataatttttcttcaacagatatcaacattttttatgtgACATATCTGTtgaataatttttcttcaaCAGATATCAACCttcgttgaagaaaagaggtgaaagtgtaagatattttaatatgaaagatagttttaaaatttaaaaaaaaaataatgaaagagagAGCAAAGTGAGATGATGTAGAGAGTAACCCTCCCATGCTTAATGTCTCAGCAACAGCGGCCtagttcatttttatttcagCTCAATTAGTTCTGCAATGTTAACCAAAGTTCAAAAATTAAAtctgcaaaagaaaaaatatgtatataaaaaatataacctaaagaaatatttttattatgttttctaACAAGGAAAAGAACCTAAttctttaaaaactaaatttatttagttaaaaaagaaaattaaccaactttttattaaaaaattatttttaggtaTTTAAAACTATtctatttctaaaaaattaaagcctaaagaaatctaagaaacgatttttaacaaaaaaaaatatgcaaaacTAGAGAGTTTTCACCTGTTTTAGCAATTCACACTCAGAGATCATGAACCAGAATCAAAGAATGCTATTTCTAGAAAAGTAAAATCATGTGCAAGAAATTAAAAGCATGTAAAAATCCAAAGCAAGAACAATAAAACGAATCAGAATTGCattaaacttttgaaaacaAGAGTACATGATACCAGAAATCACTGAAAATCACGGTCTGTCACCCTCGCAACTCAGTGAAATCCAGAATCGAAGAACATAGTCTCTATACACTAAGAAAGCGTGATAAACCCTAGCTACTTTGAAAGCAAAACGAAAAACCTACACTACTCTCTCACCGGCGATCTCGAATCGTTCTGTGGAGTCTGCACTCCACTTCTCTCTTCGTTCCGTGGAGTCTGTCACCCTCCACTTAATCCCCACTCACTTGCTTGCGGAGTCTGTCACCCTCCGCTTACATCCTCGAAAAACTCTCTTTACATCCTTTTATAGGGCTAGAAATtaagggaaaaagaaaaggaggaaCAGGGAACCTTCAACGCTTTGCTTACACGATCCAACAGTCCCTCTTTCTTGCTCTCGAACCACACTTCTGGACCCTCCGATCGTCTTCTTCGTTGCTGAATCAATCTCCATGCACACGTGTCTCGTCTTCAACCTCTTGGGCAAGTGGCACGAGCTCTGCTATCTCTCTTTCGCTTCACGAAAGGAACCCTAACATAGAGTGCTCTCTGCCTAATGAGATGCTCGAGCCAATGACCCTGCAAAGCTCTTCAGCCACCAAAACGCACACTTCATTAAACGTAGGGAAACCAAGCCAGCCCAATTTCATTTCAGTAGTAGCGGCCCAAGTGTGGCAGCAGTAAGAGCCCAATCAGTGCAGTAGACCAAGCGGCCCAATAAGGAATCTGTCCAAACAGCGGCCCAATACCAAtgcatcaacaacaacaacccaAGTTTAATCCATTGATCCCAATATTtctgcaacaaagaaaaaacaatacaaaaattaaagaaagtaaaagaaatttacagtaaaaagagagaattttttatcaaaagattttctaaaaaaatattaatatcctaattatttacaaacactaaaaatacagttaaaaatctatttttaactaaaatgcaataaataaaggaaaaacctaaaactatcTTAATTCTAAccaataagaaattaaaagaagcTAAGAAAGATTCCTAAACAcagaaaaatatgtatatagAGAGAGAGTTATCACTCTTGCTGTAACTGATGGAACAGTGAAAGAAACTTTGGAATCGAAGGGCAGAGGATGTTGGCATCGAAGGGCAGAGGATGTCACGCCCCGATATTTTATCTTGAGAGGGTGACATTGTTTCATAAAACACTGCTTTTCCAAAAATATGCGGAAgcgtttaattaattaatttattttttctcaaaacaaaaacacGTATGATACCTTTCTTTAAAACTCGacatttcaaaataactttaaCAAAATAGTTTTGACCTCTAGTTATACTGggaaattaaacaaattatagtTCTGATAACAAATGGACTTTCCAAATACATTTGAAATTCCCATTCAGATTCCCCACTCGCAAATCCTCGCATTTCACTATTTCATCTTCCTCTGTCATATGATatgctcccgtataatatcacacattatacgatcatcgcagtcacatgcacaaacacaaacaacagGGTGAGCTAACTGAAACAAACATACAATCCATTCGCAGTCCTTTAATAATACAATCACAATATTCAATATAGATAAGCACACCCACTGAACATATTATCACAATATCATTGttcaacaaaattattattccAATTATCAAAGTGTTACAATATCACCTCATCcaacctacttaccaaagtatcacaaaccaagttcttctacctacttaccaaagtagcacaaaccaagttcttctgcctacttaccatAGTAGCGCAGCAAGACAATattgcctacttaccaaagcagtaCAGTATAATTACTCCGCCTACTTACCAAAACAACGCGATTTATAtcattctctttatctcttcattcatcatttcatcatgcctacttaccaaagtagcacagaCTAACATCCtcctgcctacttaccaaagtagcgcaAATCAaccaaattaacatttttttaacagaTTATTCATAATCAATCACAATTTATCTCAACCAGTGATTCCAAACACATCATGCTCAACAAGCATATAATATCCAATCATTTCCCAATCCACTTCTGTCTACTTACTAAAGTAGCACAGATTAaccaaattacatttttatagcATATCATTCATAACCAATCACATGCCATCTCAACCACCAATCCCAAACCAATCATGCTCAACAAGCATATAATAACCAATCAACATTTCTCAATTTCAATTATGTCTACTTATCGTAGTAGTAGAGATTAATCAAGTTACACTTTTATAACTTATCACACATAATCAATCATCATCCATTTCATCCAGCAATCCCATTCCAGTCAAACTCAACAAGCATTTAATAACTAACATAATGTCAATTCAAACATATCATCAATTCATtttgcctacttaccaaagtagcacataCCCAAGAGAATACACATCTCCAAACTCAATTCACAATCATGATATAATCGTCCTTAATCATACTTAACAAAGTATTTCACATACATCTCATTTCATACATTTCCCGACACATCCTTCACAATTAAACTCAGTTTAATTATCCTCATCCAtacttaacaaaatatattcacCTACAACTCATTTCCACATCATTCAACCCATTATTAACTATCAAATTTACAACTTTCTTTATAGCACCTTTGATTTCCCATATTTAGGTAGCTCAAACAGCTTGGAGACCGTCACCAATGGCTCCGAAAGGGTTAAAACCCCCCAAAACGAACATCCAGAACGTCCAAAACGAATATCCAGAACCCCAGAAACTATCAAAAACAAATTCTGCAACGTGCTAGTGAATCTAGTGGCGCTGGAGTGCGACCAGGGGCGCTGGAGCACGACCCATACCTAATCATCGCACGCTGGGGTGCGACCAAGGGGCGCTGGGGCGCCATGACAACAACCGGATTCATAATTTCCACCCAGTTTCGTCCATATTTGGTTTTCAGCACAGATTCAACACTTCTAACATGTTTTCAAACATATTTAGAGTCTAATATCACTCCACAATCAACCACAAACATCATAAACATCAATACAAACATTTGCTCATGCAAAATCAACTCTTAAAGTGCATAACCTCatatttttctgcataatttcCACCAATTTTTAATCACTCAAACAACTCAAAAAATGAGCCCAATCCATCACAAAATAGTTTACACACATCACCCATTCATCAatcatcaaaaacatatttgaagTTACAACATAAAACTTTTACAACATTTTTGAAGTTACACAAAATAGTTTCCCAAAACTCATCACTCATTCTACTCATCAAACCATACATTTTGATTCTATCATTTTCCATCACATAAAACTTTTACAACATAAAGATCTTAATTGTTAACACACCATACTTCCATCTTATTAAAGATTTCCACACAAACCATCAATGCATCCATCCAAAATTCATCAACCAGCCAAAACACCCAATTTTCGTATTTCAACAAAAGTTGGGTAAAACCATCATGTTTCTCATCCCATTTCACAATTCAATTCACCAAAAACATCATATACATATAGATAAACATGTTAGAACGAAAATCCATCATCAATTTAACATAGTTCAACAACTTTCATCATAAAGTTCATACAAAATTCATACATCAAAGTTATAGCAAAACCCATTTGATTCCTCTCTTTGAAATCATGTCACACATTTAACCAAACCAAATTTCCATACAATCCATCATCACAAACACCAAGCAACAAAATTCATTCTCACATCCATAGAATTTTATAATCAAAGCttgagttagctccccttatctcttgaagacttcctttgtaaaCCTTGAATCCATCTCCACAAGACTTGCAACACCTTGGCCTTCTTTCAACTCCAAAAGCTCTAAACTCCACCTCTCTCACGGATTCAGCAGCAAGGACTCCACTCACACAAGTGTAGAACCCATTTCCTCATATTCTCACACTTGTAGATCTGCCCAAGGGACACCATGGCCCCCTTAAACCATAAACaagaatttaaaattggaaAGGAGATCGGCCCACGCTCCTCTCTGACCCAAGGGACCAACATTATGGGTCTGGAGCATATTCCCCAACTTTCCACGCAAGCCTCACGTGTTTTAGATCCAAAACGTGAAAACTGCACAACACTCGTACTGGGGCGCCCCTTAAAAAGGGCGCTGGGGCGCAACTCAACTGATCTTTGCGCGCTTGGGCGCCTTAGAGGGAGGGGCGCAAGCCCCCATCAGTAAAATTGTCACAACTTTGACAGTCTGGTTGAACCCCTTATCGAAGTCAAAAATACGTTTGAGTACTCGGatcgaagctctttgagtctactaTCCGATGAATAAAGAATCACCTCAACTGGAAATTTGTAGAAAAAGTTATGAATgaaatagtaaaccatgtcaaagttgacaacattCTATTTTACCTtataactttaacttttttacACTTAGTAACTCTTGAGCTTTTAGGGTCTTACAGAGGACTTATGCTCTGAACGGCAGAAGACTATTGTTGTAACTGATGAAACAATGAAAGAAACTTTGGCACCGAACGACAGAGGACGTTGATACCGAAGGTCTAACCTAACACTCTAAAACTCAATTCGCCGAGTCCTCGACAACGACGCCATTTGTTAAACTGTTTTTTAGTCGCCTAAAGCAGAACAAATTTGGTCCTCACTAATATAGTAAAGGGCTTACCAAAATATCAATCCTAGAACTCGGtacaattaagttttaaaatgtaGAGTTAATcttgctttttattttatttactattgcTACTAACTAGGTGGGGACaaagaaatgaaattgaaagaaatgaaactaaaaagaaaatttgttttaaagataaaaagaaaattaaaatgaaatgaaatgaaataaaagatattaGTATTCTAAACTacctaaaacaaaaacaaaacctaaTTTCTATAGCTAATATGATCTACCCAATTTACAAAGACACTAGAAATGCATAGTACAATTGAGAAATCTAATTATTAACCAaatcaaacaaataacaaaGAATTTGGAAAATTGAAATGTAAGCAGAAGCAAAACTTTATCTAACAGGAAatgttcaaaataataaaagatcatTACCTAAGCTTAAACACATTACAATAAATCCAGCAAATGTAAAGAAGTTAAAGAATGAAACTAAAAACATAGGCAGGAATCACAATAATAGACAGATGCACATTGATTTGGATGAAACAAGTCCCAATTGCACTTCAGGAAGACATCCTGTAAAGATTTAAACTCACTTTGGAGTATTTTGGTTCATATTGCAGAACCTGTTTTGGCAATTCACACTCATTCATCTAATCGATTTACAATACATCTCTAAACTAAATCAACCAGAGATCATGACGTAGAATCAAAGAATGTTATTTCTAGAAAAGTAAAATCATGTGCAAGAAATTAAAAGCAATCAGAAATGTAAAAATCCAAAGCAAGAACAATAAAAGGAATCAGAATTGCATTAAACTTTGAAAACAAGAGTACATGATACTAGAAATCTTTGAAAATCATGGTCTGTCACTCTCGTAACTCAGTGAAATCCAGAATCGAAGAACAAAGTCTCTATACACTAAGAAAGCATGATAAACCCTAACTACTTTGAAAGTAAAACTAAAAACCTACACTACTCTCTCTCCCGCAATCTCAAATCGTTCCGTGGAGTCTGCACCCTCCACTTCTCTCTTTTGAAGTCAGATTTTTCAGAACTATTTTtctgtttaaatattattttattagtttttgggtctagtaatatttaatttgatttgatagagataaaattgGGATACAtagttatgattttcggtttatctaggtacaatattattttatgatagattaagcaaattttatttttaagatagttgatattttatttttattgcccgtaatattgtaagtgttGCTGCTATTTAAAGCCcttcaattatcaatgaatagCAAGACttaattttaggaaaatatcTGAGTGTAACGTGAGATTTTTCTTAACACTATGATGGCTCCAAAGGTGGCTCACAAGGTAGAGTTGATACCATTTTCATGGATGACTTTCACTCTCTTAAAAATGCTTGACCATGGTTAGGGGATATGCCATCAACATCAattggattttaaatttttcattttctctcaatGGTAGTTTAGCTCACCCAATGAGCCtacataaaatcataaacctaACCGATATATCAATTTGTTCCAACAAGtaattttatctcttttacAAGTCATAAAAGGCACAAATTATCCTCAAATATTTCCTTAGTCAAACATTCAATCAACACACACCAATGAACAATCAACAAATCAACATCCAACAATAATACTTATTATATCTCATCGGAGGTATACTACACACCATCAATTAAgctcatcataaaaaaaaaaaatacaaaaaccaatataaatatttagtttccCTTACATATATTGTGAGCTACTAATTCAAAGACTCATTCACCTAAAAATACTTCTACTCACACAACATGCAATatttacacataaaaaaacTCGTATTAACGATCTAAGTATATTATAACAATCCTAAACGAGTAAATATTCATCTTGAACCCTTATACAACACGTGCAATAACTAATCTCTCACATGtagaaaaattcttaaaaacactcaaaagaaaggaaaaaaaatgaacttattTTACTAAGATTTTGATAGGAAAAGA from the Vigna angularis cultivar LongXiaoDou No.4 chromosome 3, ASM1680809v1, whole genome shotgun sequence genome contains:
- the LOC108325217 gene encoding purple acid phosphatase, with the translated sequence MEGETTRVAFESWFVKYKVDVLFAGHVHAYERSERISNIEYNLVNGRCGPTKDLSAPVYINIGDGGNIEGLALNMTNPQPEYSAYREASFGHAIFEIKNRTHAHYSWHRNEDDVAVTADSMWFFNRFWHPVDDSTTK